The following nucleotide sequence is from Zingiber officinale cultivar Zhangliang chromosome 10A, Zo_v1.1, whole genome shotgun sequence.
GCTTAAATTAGATGCACATAAAATACATATATAATGTATGTCTTTGCTACTTGTGtatattttctaaatatttttatatcatatattttGTATAATTCAAAATGTATTGTAGtgcatttgattttaatttatcattgtaATTGACTCATGGTTTTACACTTTTTAAAACACTATTGATGAATGAATATGCGCTTGTGGACTTCTGTACAAGCTTGTTATTTGTCCATTCACAAACAATGATCTTGAAGTAATTAAATTATCTTCTTGTTTGTAAACTTATCTATGTATTTGGCACAACATAGAATGTCCACTCGAAGTTCTAGATGTAACTTACATGTATCTAGTGCACATGCACTattaaatattcaattaattatatattttatctacAATAAAATGTACTCTCAAATTTCTATGAATTATCATCAAAATATAAATAACTCAGTTTGGCATGAGCAATGGTGCATCAGTGCTATTCAAAGTCATATACAATATAATCTAACTTCAAGGTTTTaattatttatagcatgtttactGAATAGCTAAGAATACAATACTATTTTGTTGATTGAATTATTTTTAGCTAACTTATAAGCATAATCTAGCCTCTAGTTGTGTTTGATAATAACTTGAACCACTATTTAAAATCTCATGTTGTTTCGTCCGGTATAAGCGAAACATTTCGTTCCGCTCGTCAACTGAAACCGGCACGCCTCTCGTGCTAACACGCCCTGAGGCCCTGCGCGGTCATGGAGGCGTCATGCGAGCTCCACGGTGGCCGCGGAGGCATCTTGTGAGCTCTGCGGAAGCATCATGCCACCCCGTGTGGAACTACAACAGTTGAATAGGAAACAAGTCTaacttagattaattaaataattttaggataataattttaatcaattccagataatttaaatagacttaattaaagcATAATAAAactatcttatatatatatatatatataatagatattttggtttttatttttaaaacatttagaTTAAAGTtgttatttttagttaatatattttatattttaaaaaatgacgAAACCATTTCGACATGGCACAATACGGTATTGAAACCTTATCGTTCCAATTCGAACTGAAGATTTTAAACCATGAATGTTCAATTGTTGATTTAACTTTTATAAAGTAGCTCGAATATAAAACTTTGATTAACATTGAGCCTAAATTaacttttctcaatctttttacAACCCTAATTGTGGAATTACAGTTGCCAACATTTTAAAAGATTCAAAACAAATTAGAGATCATAGATAGTTGTTAAAAACTGTATAACACATTCAGATGAAAAAAAATACATATCATATATAATCAAATTTTGATGGTATCATGATGACATATCAAAAATCAAATATGCTTCATTAGAATCTAAACCCAGCCCATCAAAACTAGACACGATTCTTAATTCAATCTAACTTACTATATGGGAATGTTGTTGCATTATAGAAATggagaggtctgggagagttagatctaatctaaaagaAATCTCATCTTGTGGAGACTGAAAGTGGATGTTGAGTTGAATCAATATTTAATGATGGCTGAGAGGAAGAACAAGCCTTAATGCATTGAGACTTGGAGTTTAACATTGTGGGTGAAGTCAACAGATCCAAGAAGAAGAAATATTGCCACTTTGAAATCATTTTTCTCCTATCGTAATGTGATATTTCATTgttttcctcttcctttctttggtTGTGCTGATGCCACCAAGACCCAAAGTCTATACCAAGAACATAAGTGAAATAAAATAAACACTATTTTTATGGTTTCAAACTTTCAATAATGTGAATTATGAACAATTTTTTGTTATAAACAATAATCAACACTCTCCATTAAACATATTATGATATGATAATGTTATTTCATATATTGCAGGATGTAAAAATTGTTCCAACTAATGTAGgactttttataatttttaaatgaattcaggATTCTGGATTTGAAAAATTTATGGAAACTAATTTGCAGCACAATCCACGTCGCACTATTTTACAATGATGATTGTGCTGGTGTTTTTCTTAGCTCCTGTGGATCCTTAAGGGAATTTCTTTTTTGTCAGTTCTTATTTTTTTTAGTCAATCTGACATAGGCGTTAATTTTCCTATCAGGTTTTTTTGTTCTCAAAACATACCAAAGTCCAGTAAGACGTAGTGTTCAAGGATTTACATGGGATTCCTCCAACCATCAGCTCAACCACAATAGAAGAAACTTTGCATCCAAGAGAACTAATGATTTAATTCATGCTAATGCTACATCAGGGCATCCATTAGGATCCCAGCCTGAAGCTCATAATAGGTTGAAATTAGCACTGAGTGCAATAGATGCTTTCTACAGATTTTCACGTCCTCACACAGTTATAGGAACAGTTAAGTGACAATCCTTGAGGTGATCTACTAGACAAACTCTTTAGGAGTTTTACAAATATATCGCTTTTAATTCTTTCAGTTAGTAGTCTGTTTGGCTTTTAATGTGCATACTTGACAAATGATTTTTTGCTTTCACAGGCAATGAGCATAGTTTCAGTCTCCTTATTATCTGTTGAGAGCTTATCTGATCTTTCTCCTTTGTTTTTAACTGGATTGTTGGAGGTAAAGGCTAAAGCAAACGTTTAGCTAGAATTCACTGTGATAGACTTTGTCTTCCAATTACAATTCTTGCAGGCTGTTGTTGCTGCACTTTTCATGAATATCTACATTGTTGgactaaatcaagtatttgacaTAGAAATAGACAAGGTTACATTAATTCTCCTGAACTTCTTTTATAGCTTATATATGGAGGGTTAGAACATGATGCTCCCTTTAATTAAGAGGTCACACAGCTGGAATGACAAATTTCTGTATTATGTTTTTATTCAGGTTAATAAGCCAAGTCTGCCTTTAGCTTCTGGGGAGTATTCACCAAGAACTGGAATCACAATTATTTTGAGTTTTGCTGCCTTGGTAATTTGACGTTCTTCATATGCCTAAGTACTTTCTATCCATTTCTGTATTTAAACAGATATGGCAAGAATCCTAGAAAGTGATTTTAAATGCCAGTTAAATTGCAATAATCTTTCTAGAATCCTTGCGTTTCATCTTGCTGATTTAAAGTGTTGTTGAGTCTTTCTATATTGGAGGACAGAGTTAAACCTTTTAGTGGATGGAGTTGAACTTGATTTTCTTTGTCTCTTTTAACTGTTAGCTCTTGCTTTGTGTATGGAAAAATGGTATTCAAACCAAAAGATGTTACAGAAACGGATATTATTCAATGGTAATCCAAATTAGGATCCAATTTCTACTAATTGATGGAAGTTCCACTTAATCTGAGTATCAAAAAGAACGAAAGGTTAGCTAAATGATCATGCTTTGTCAAAATTAATGTGTTGGAGTAGGTGCATATTTGTTAGCATCATCTTTTAGATGTCATAGTTTGGTGAAGTTCCTAAACTGGTTGTCCATCTAACTAGTAATTAGGCAAACTACCTTATTGTTAAACTTTTTTACTATTGAGAGACAAAGAAATGATCATAGGCAGTAGGCTTAAGTTTAATTCTTCTTCATTAGGTTACTGTTTCTCACTAACTTCACAAGGGTCAACAGATTCATTGTTGGATGTTGTTTGAGTTTTATTATATGTATATTTATCCCATGCTCAATCAAGAGATAAGAGCCATGTAGTCGACATCAAATACTAAGGACAAATACGACTTGATGATGACTactattattgtttttattttgagGAGATTTATACTGACTAACGCATTGTATAATGCATGCAGGATCACTAAGGCAACAAATAATTTTGCTAATGCTTAGTATCTTGTTTCAGAGCTTTGGTGTTGCATGGTTTGTCGGGTCCTGGCCATTATTTTGGGCCCTTTTTGTCAGCTTTATCCTTGGAACTGCATATTCAATCAACGTAAGCTGGTTTTCTTTTATGTACTTGCTTCTTCTTATGAATTGATATTGTTGATGCTTTATAAATTTCATCCATATCATTTAACAGATTTGTGATTGTGTATTGTTTTCGATGAGATATGAATATGAGGAGCCACTATATGTAGGTTCCAAGAGAATGCTTTAGTAGTTAAGTATGAAGTCTACCACATTTAACAAAGCATATGCACAAGTATGCTATCAATCTATGGCATAGCACATATGAAGTATATATGGCCATAGGCAATTGGTATaataattcttaataaaatatttttattgctaCATATAATAACAATGTATACAGTAAAGTATATTAGTCAATACATCTAATTCAAatttccacacacacacacacatatatataataTCTATAAAGTATTGTCACTAACAAAATAAATGTTTCAAACTAACTCATAGGTTATAGGCTAGTTTGTAGCTTTATGTCAATTTGGTtcaatctaaatttgttagaatgAATCAAATTggcttttttttcctttcctttttatcaaTTGCATACAAATGGCAATGTCATTTAATCCtcttccaatttttttttgtacttttaaaatcaaaactatatcaattaaatagttaattaaaatgagtttctttcatttttttactTCAATACATGTCAAgatgaatttaaataaattttaatattataggAATTAGgtaataaattgaattaaaattttagaaaaaatggttacaaaaaaaaacaaataatattaATGGAGTTGCGGAAATAGCCTctcgtaaaaaaaaaaatacacgatAAGACTGCATACAATAGATCCTTCCAAGGACCCTGCATTGGTGTAGCTTTATGCATGGAGCCGCCCTTTTTTATCTTGTTTAATGTGTGCTATCATGTGGTGAGGGTTGGCACAATATATACTCATGAGCATGAGCAACATGattcacacacaaaaaaaaaaaatagtagtgctagccaattttaagttttgataaatTTCTAGAATGGTACCTTTTGGCCATATTGTCCAAAACAAAATAAGAGTTTAAACCATGTTTTAATTCAATAGTAAATCTTAGTGTTGTTTCTATAGCAGGTTTTGTTCTTTGACAAATTGTTGTTCATTTTTGTTTACGATGTTGCACCTTAATGTACTGTTGCTAATTGTTACATGTTCATTGCATTCTTATGTTCGCAAAGAGATGAACATGTACACATATGATAGATGGAAAATTTCAATagtagttaaaaaattttaattagactTTTTTTGCTATTGAATCTGGCATGACTTCTTGAAGATGTCAATGTTAGCATTCAGCATGgttgatattttattttgattcttTGGACActaccaaggtttaaaatcttgacCCGTGCCGAGATTTCGGTCTAGACTATAGAACGATAcagttttgattatttttttatttaaatttgaaataatcttctaataataataattcaactATCTCAATTTACAATGATCAGAGAGGTGTACAGGATTATAAGTGTTTTAatcatatcatatctttatcaaaatttcttaaataaaagacatataaTATTTCCTAAACAGATTAGTAAAGACATTCTAAGATAAAAATATATGTTTCATATGTTCAGAAAATAAGAATTCTAAAAGtaaaaaaactaaataatttaatatttatggctctaaattttaaattgattctatatttttctataataagtatataaattaattaaaaaatgctaagttatgtataataattatataaattaactatttatttatttaaattaattattattttaaataatatatatttagaatgataaaaaaattagaatattaattaaatagtaaaacagaaaaaatataaaataattaaaaaatatcagaaaattaatctgatttattagaattttttaaaaaaatttagaatttttacataaaattagtaaaattaattttcagaacattaattaataaaatttattatttttattttttaaaaatatatttatattttattgggataatttaattaagcTTTATAAAAGTCTCTTTGAAATATCACACTTAAGCTaggaaatgtttgaattagttaaatcaaaatatttaaattttaatagtaAAACCCCTAAATTCATGATCTTCGCTGGACGCTCCTCCGGCGGAGTCGGAGAGTCGCGGGGGATGCCTTCGGCGCCACCAGAGGAGTCACAGGACTCTTCTAGCGCCGCTGGAGGCGTCTCGCGACTCCTCGACGTCGCTGGAGGCGTCCCGCAACTCCTCTAGTGGCGCTGGTCGTGATGGAATTGCGACATGCCTTCTGTCGCGTGACGACGAGCGCGTGTGATTGTCGTGCGACGATGAGCGTGCGCGATTGTTGTGCGACGACAAGGCGGGACGACGAGCGCGCGTGATTGTCATACGACGATGAGAGCGCGCAATTCCTCTATTGCGTGCATGTGATGACATCATGACGAAATTGTCATTAGACTGGTGCCAGTTTCGATGCGCGTGCGGAACACGGTAGGTTTCGCCCATTCCGCCCGGCACGGAACGAAATTTTCAACCATGGACACTACCACCCTGATAGGAGAACATAGGTCCAATTGCTGATTGTTTAAACCTAAGTTATAGTAACTCATATATCTAAGTTTACAAAAACCCTTCATTGGCCCATAACTCACCACATTGGAATAAACAAGGGTCCTCTCAACACCTCATCTTACCTAGGGTTAGCTCGTTCCAATATCAATTGTCGAAGACTTGTATAAATGTGCAAACTAACTCTTTAACCTGTGCGGCTCAACTATTTGCCCAAAATTCTTATGCTCAAGGTAATAGTAGCTCAgccatataattttttaaatcatatttagtAGCTCGCAATTGTCTATATGGGATCAAACTACAATGACACTCTATCTATTACAGTTGCCACTTCTAAGATGGAAGAGATTTGCTGTGGTTGCAGCACTATGCATTCTAGCTGTTCGTGCTGTGATTGTCCAAGTAGCATTTTTCTTGCACATGCAGGTAAAACACCATTGAgtattttcttttagcattttttCATAAACTTTGGCATCGGTATAATCTTCACTTGTTTGACATGTTTCTTTTAACTTAGAGAATTTGCTTTCATTGTCATAACTTATCCTTCCAATGTTTAACTATATTTATAAATGTTTCAGACATTTGTTTTCAGAAGATCAGCTATTCTGTCCAGGCCATTAATATTTGCAACTGCATTTATGACTTTCTTCTCTGTTGTTATTGCGTTGTTCAAGGTATTTTTTCCCCTTGGCTTCCAAAGTTGAATATCAGCTCATTCatacttttttttattaaaaccaTTATGATTGAACATATATGTTCACTCAATGCATTAATAACTTTTAAAATGCCGAGAGTAGAAGATTGTGTACAAATTATCTAAATTTGCGATAATCATGGAAACAACTTTGTATATTCTTGAATTATTTAAGTAAAAAGAGAATTCTTGGTGAAAGAAAAAATGAACTAGTTTGTTATCAACTAAAATAAAACATTAACATTGATGTTCGTTAAAGAATTGGCTTTTTTGTTGTGATAATGTTTTTGTTTCAGTTACCCATTTCCTTTtctcataaaatttatataatatatttcataatcaTCATGCAGGTAGAATTAACTAATACTATTGTTTTATCTTCTCAATGGTTTTGACTTCTGAGATTGTTggtgatcaaaattttgattgttTCTGTAACATGGAATGCATTCTAAAAAACATATATATTTTCTAAATGACTACAGTTTCTAGGATCTTAAAACAATCAATCATAGACTAGAAAAGATTGGCTAATTTTATCTCCGGAAAATCACTCAGGATATAACTTATAACTATGATCTTGAGCCATTTTCAACAGGAAAAAGAATCTTGACCCTTTGGAATTCTACAATATAGATGATAGTAAATGAAACAAAAGGCAATTGTTATCATATAGAATTATAGGATCCATATCATATAGAATTATGGGATCCATATAATGACACTAGAAATTAGTCCCATTATCACTTGATCCTAATGCACGACCTCAACTTAGCCTTTGAAGTATATagttcaatttctaattttttttcccaaaaaatCAGCATAGGAATGATAATAGGATTGAATTCCATTGGCTAATTTGAAAATTTCCCAAAAAGTATTGAGCCAATGATTCATTCCTGTACTTGTCCTTGGACTATCTTTGTCCATATTTAAGAGGCAATTTTGTAAGATCTCAAAGTTCAAGCAAGTCTAGTTTTAAGTTTTGTATAAGTTTTATCAGTTAGTTTTAAAGTTTGTATAAGTTTTATCAGTTACTTTCCTACTTGAGCTTTTGTCTCACTCTTCCTATTTAACTCCACTTTCTACCATGTGAAATCTTGTTTAGTTCCACATTGCCTAAAGATTAACGAGACATGAGCTAGGAAGAGAACGCTTATATGCCCCTACCAACATAAACTTGAGGCTTTAGTTTGTCTACAATTTTCTTATTTATATCTTCTTCTCTTCATTCTCCTCGACTATCACCTAAAGGCTATTTTCATGAAGGAAAAAGGTCTTAAACAGATATTAGTCTgtatttgtatcccaaaccttagCCTCTCATATTGTTAAGGAGCAACATGGCCAATACACATCAGTCACCCTCAAAATTATGTCCTCTAAAGTAACTTTCTATAACAGCACTTAAACACTTCAATTTCTCATTATTTCTAGCCAAATGTGCATCAAATTTGTTTCATCTGAAACCTATGAGATTATTTTGCAAGATCTGAGAAAGCATAACCAAAACTATTGACATTAGGGAAACTGTTTTCTCAAATGCTTCCTAGGAAAGGTCACCAGTTTTTCCTTAATACTCTTGACAGTTCCCTATATGGGTGAACTGGATTCCATTGGACCATGTCTCAAACATGAACTGACTTGTTAGCTTAAACTTGAGTACAGATCGTCATCACACAATTTAGGTTCTGTACACAATCTTTTGCTTAGGTACTGTTTGTAATTTGGTGATCCCATCGCAAGAgctagaattttttatttaagaatATATGGCTAAATCATTGGGTGTTTTCTAAAGTAGGAAAGGGTTGCTGGCCATCACATTTCACTCCCCCCTCTTCATAGCATTTCTAGACCTGAAATTTTGGAATTGAAGATTTAAAATCAAAGCTTGGGATGCTAAGCAAAAGTTTTATATATGTAGAGAGTCCTTGCAAGTCAAGAAAGATCAACACTTTTTGGATACCAATCAAACTAGGATAGCATCTACGAATGGCAAGGTATTAAAAGGCAGCTTTAGCCAATAAGTGGTTGACACACAATGTAGCATCTAGGTCGtcaacattaaaataaatataaaaaaaaagagagaaaagagaaacaTATTAAATTAAGGatgcataatatatatatagttaatcAAAAAGGGTTTACAATTTCAAATAAACAACTGATAATGATAAGTAAGCACTAAACATATAACAACaactaaatattttatattttacattGCAACTAAATCTTAAAAAGATATTCTAAATGTATTTAAATGCTgaaaaaattaatgaataaaaagtcaagagaagaggaagaacatgCTTAGGAAGGCTGACATCGAGTGAGAAAGGGGAGATATAAGTCGGATGGGGAGGGAGGCTCAGGCGAGCAAGGGTATCAGGTGGTCTAATTGGAAGAAATAAGATTGAtttctaatattaaataatccAACAAcgcataaaaattattattttgcctTAAATATGTTGTGACCCTAAGCCACCAAGCGGTTTGTCTGAGCCACTTTTAAAAAGTCTGCCCATTAGGACTACCTAGCAACTAAGAGAAATGGTCCTTTAACGAAACCACCTAGACAAACACTTTTTTAAATTAGGATGAATGCTAAACAACAATATATGGTGGAGTTTGATTATATTAACTTGGAAAATGCTCTCCACTAGAAGCAAATGGCTAAGATTAAATGGTAAAGGTGGGTGATGAAGTTTGATTGCTAATTCTAGGTGATCTTTTGATAGGGTCACTTGTATTGCTTAGGGTAGGAATTTAAATATATGCAGGATTTCAGAGTTCCTTAGGTTATGTTTCCTACCAAGAAAGGAAATATGAAAGTAAAGATGCCAAGGCAAGAGTTTCATTGCCCAACGAAATGGAGGGAGGGAAGGAAGCATCATGTATTATTTCTACCCTGATTGGAGAAAAACAACACTGTTGGAAGTTGGAACTAcagtgattttcttctttttttttaatgaaattatcATATTTAAGCATATTTTTGTATTTGAAcacaatattataaatttaaacttcctttgCTCCTGTCCTTTTCAAGGAATTACAGATTAGGAAAAAGTATTCCATATCTGCTTGCAGGTTTTTTCCTATCCCAATTCTTTCTCTAGCCTTTCCCCATCCTGTAGAAATCACACCCTAAATGAAAATGTCAATGAACATGCTGTACAGTGCTTTTAGTTTCTACCTATGGCCAACATAAATTTGCTTACAAAATTCATAGTTAACGCCCTGTATCGGTTTCCTTGTTATACCATTGAAATGATCCATTTCTTGTGTGTAATGTTGATCTCATGTAGGATATTCCTGATCTTGAAGGAGATCGTATTTTTGGCATTCGATCTTACACTGTTCGTTTGGGTCAACAACGGGTATCCTCACAAGGATTTTGTAAATCATCCCTATTGTATTGGATAATAtattgttcatcatcctaatcaTATTGTCCATGAGCAGGTATTCTGGATATGCGTCTACCTCCTTCAAGTGGCATACAGTGTTGCCATAATGATTGGGGCCACCTCTTCCTGTCTATGGAGCAAGATCATTACTGTAGGTGACCAATTTAATCTTCTTTTATTTGTTGTTTAACTTATAAACCAAACAGATATAATAAGCTATATACTGAACATGTCCCTCCTTTTTATATGACGGCCATATCACCCTTTTCTTATTATTGCTCAGGTTTCAGATGTTATATAATGCAAGAATGTAGTAACCTTAAATGATTTCaaattatatcaaaatttttgaatCAGATCTTCACATTCCCCTTCCAATATAGATTTTAAACATGCAATGGGTTTTACTAATTTTCCTATAATGATTAAACAAGAATTAGGTACTGCTTTTAGGAATAAGTTGGAACGCAATCTTCATTACATTATTTGGTTGTCAAACCGTTATGCAAATGTTCTGGAATAGCACTTACCTTCACACTAAAAACATTGCAGCCTTGCATGTTCAGTATAGTTCTTGCTATTTAGTTGGAAAGTAGTACATTGTTTGCAATTCTTCAAATGCAAACGTGTGAAAGAGGATCAATACTATGACAAACAACAATTGAAAGGGTTCTCCTCTGTTTTCCCCCCTTTTCTTCTTGTTCAAACCACAAGAGGATAAAATCCTATTGGCTTTGCAGATTTTGGGTCATGCAGTCCTTGCTTTAATTCTGTGGAGTCGTGCTAATTCTCTCGATCTCACGAGTAAAGCTGCAATAACATCTTTCTACATGTTTATTTGGAAGGTAAATTATCATCTGTTTGAATTATTTCATGAACAAGTAAATCCTTGATCGTGGATCACACAGAAGTTAATCGTCGAATTTGCTTTTGC
It contains:
- the LOC122027180 gene encoding probable homogentisate phytyltransferase 1, chloroplastic isoform X1, with the protein product MDTRCAIYRSQDKRILGSESPWICLFFRSSLPLLLLASLFLLTDQVRPQEAFDSLESLQERGFFVLKTYQSPVRRSVQGFTWDSSNHQLNHNRRNFASKRTNDLIHANATSGHPLGSQPEAHNRLKLALSAIDAFYRFSRPHTVIGTAMSIVSVSLLSVESLSDLSPLFLTGLLEAVVAALFMNIYIVGLNQVFDIEIDKVNKPSLPLASGEYSPRTGITIILSFAALSFGVAWFVGSWPLFWALFVSFILGTAYSINLPLLRWKRFAVVAALCILAVRAVIVQVAFFLHMQTFVFRRSAILSRPLIFATAFMTFFSVVIALFKDIPDLEGDRIFGIRSYTVRLGQQRVFWICVYLLQVAYSVAIMIGATSSCLWSKIITILGHAVLALILWSRANSLDLTSKAAITSFYMFIWKLFYAEYLLIPLVR
- the LOC122027180 gene encoding probable homogentisate phytyltransferase 1, chloroplastic isoform X2 produces the protein MDLPLLPFFSSPPLARLSLPAHRPGFFVLKTYQSPVRRSVQGFTWDSSNHQLNHNRRNFASKRTNDLIHANATSGHPLGSQPEAHNRLKLALSAIDAFYRFSRPHTVIGTAMSIVSVSLLSVESLSDLSPLFLTGLLEAVVAALFMNIYIVGLNQVFDIEIDKVNKPSLPLASGEYSPRTGITIILSFAALSFGVAWFVGSWPLFWALFVSFILGTAYSINLPLLRWKRFAVVAALCILAVRAVIVQVAFFLHMQTFVFRRSAILSRPLIFATAFMTFFSVVIALFKDIPDLEGDRIFGIRSYTVRLGQQRVFWICVYLLQVAYSVAIMIGATSSCLWSKIITILGHAVLALILWSRANSLDLTSKAAITSFYMFIWKLFYAEYLLIPLVR